The Corynebacterium felinum DNA segment CTGACAACCTCGAACATGATGTATGTGTGCTTCGCAGCGTATCGACGCCACATCACCGCTTCTCGTGCTGCCGCACTGCTAGCTGTGTGCACGGTTTTCAATTTGGTTGGTGCACTACTGGTTGGTCTTGCTTTAAGCCACGCTTATGTTTTTGCCCACATGGATCCTAGCCATCTTGCAGCTAATATTGTGGCGCATAAGTTAGACAAATCCCCGACTGGGTGGATTATTGAGGGCATCATCGCTAATTTCGTGGTGAATATGGGTGTGATTGCCTGCCTATTGCTTAAAGACGCTACGGCCAAATTGTTCACTCTCATGTTTGTCATCGCCATTTTCGTCGGCCTTGGCACCGAACACGTGATTGCAAACTTTTCCCTGATGTCGATTGTTGGCTTTGCCGCCGATCCGTTACCGGAGCAATTTGCCCTCGTTTCGGTTGCGCAAAACTGGGTGTGGGCCTGGATTGGAAATTTTCTCGGCGGTGGCGTTCTCATGGGTGCGGGCTACGCCTGGCTCAATAGTGGTCCTGAAAGCTACCGCGATTAGCAACTGACCATCGTTAGTTCGACGGTGGGGCAGTGGGGGCGTCGATACGCATGCGCGATGCTGCGGTGCCCCGCAACAGGCTAAGTGATCGTGCGGTAGGAGACTGCGCGGTAGAAAACTGTGTGTACGGGTGTAGTGTTTGTGCTTGCAATGTGCTCTCAACTGTTTCTTAACTCAAAGCTGGGGTTGGTTTTCTCTTCCACTGTGAAAAACTAATTGCTCTGGTCACGAGCTATTTGCGGGCACTAGGGGGTGTCTTAGGGTGTGCTTAGAATCTCTGGAGGTGGTAGAGTAACAAAGTCAATCATTATCCAGTTTTCTCACCCTTCGTGAGAATCTACGAGCACTTACGTACTCGCCTAGCTTCAAGCACACTCATGTCACCTCAGCTTTCACAGGGTGGACAGGGCGATATGAGGGCGGCAACGCTTCAGCGTTGTGCGTGAAGCGAGTACTCGGGAGGCATTAGTGTCCGCCATTCTTCAGGCATTTAAGGATGCGGATCTGCGCAAAAAGATCCTGATCTCCATTGCGTTGATCATTCTGTATCGCATCGGTGCACAGATTCCTTCGCCAGGTGTGGATTACGCATCCATCTCCGGCCGTATCCGCGAGCTAACCCAAGACTCATCGAGCGTCTACTCGCTGATTAACCTTTTCTCCGGCGGTGCGCTGCTGCAGCTATCCGTCTTCGCCATCGGCGTGATGCCGTACATCACCGCCTCCATCATTGTTCAGCTTCTCACCGTGGTCATCCCACGCTTCGAAGAGCTGAAGAAGGAAGGCCAGTCGGGTCAGGCCAAGATGGACCAATACACCCGCTACCTCACACTCGCACTTGCATTGCTGCAGTCGGCAGGTATTGTCGCCCTCGCTGACCGTGCGCAGCTGCTTGGCCAGGGCCAGCAAGTGTTGGTTGCAGACCGCAACGTGTGGACCTTGGTGATCTTGGTGCTGACCATGTCTGCGGGCGCCATCTTGGTGATGTGGATTGGTGAGCTTATTACGGAACGTGGCGTGGGCAACGGCATGTCCCTGCTGATCTTCGCTGGTATCGCAACCCGCTTGCCTGCCGACGGCGTGAACATCCTCAACGGTTCCGGCGGACTCGTCTTCGCCCTTGTGGTCATCGCAGTGATCGTACTCGTGATCGGCGTGGTCTTCGTTGAGCAGGGCCAGCGTCGCATCCCAGTGCAGTATGCAAAGCGCATGGTTGGTCGTCGCCAGTACGGTGGTTCCTCCACCTACCTGCCACTGAAGGTGAACCAAGGTGGCGTGATCCCTGTGATCTTCGCATCCTCCCTCATCTACATGCCAGTGTTGATTACCCAGATCGTGAACTCCGGCTCGGCAGAAGTTCCCGATAACTGGTGGCAGCGCAACGTGATCCAGTACCTGCAAACCCCATCCTCGTGGCAGTACATTGTTTTGTACTTCGCTTTGATCATTTTCTTCAGCTACTTCTATGTTTCGGTTCAGTACGATCCGAACGAGCAGGCTGAAAATATGAAGAAGTACGGTGGTTTCATCCCAGGTATTCGCCCAGGTAAACCAACCGCTGAATACCTTGCGTTTGTGATGAACCGCCTGCTGTTCGTGGGTGCTTTCTACCTTGGTTTCATTGCTGTTTTGCCAAACCTCATGCTGGAATTTGGTGTGAATTCGCAATCTGGCGCCACACCATTCGGTGGTACTGCTATCCTGATTATGGTTTCTGTCGCGCTGACCACTGTGAAGCAGATTGAATCCCAGCTACTACAAAGCAACTACGAAGGACTCCTGAAATAATGCGTATCGTTCTCCTCGGCCCTCCTGGTGCCGGCAAAGGCACCCAGGCTGCTATTCTCACCGAGAAGCTTGGTGTACCTCACATCTCCACGGGTGATCTTTTCCGCGCCAATATTGGCGAAGGCACACCACTGGGGATCGAAGCAAAGCAGTACATCGATGCAGGCAAGCTGGTTCCTACCGATGTGACCGCACGCATGGTGGAGTCCCGCCTGGCTGAGGAGGACGCAACCAACGGTTTCTTGCTTGATGGTTTCCCTCGCACCGTGGAGCAGGCAAACCTGCTCGACGCCATGCTTGAGAAGGCTGGTGTCACCTTGGATGCTGTGGTTGAGTTCCGTGTTGATGAGGACACCGTTGTCGAGCGCATGCTCGCTCGTGGCCGTGCTGACGATAACGAGGAGACCATCCGCACCCGTCTGGGCGTGTACCGTGACGAGACCGCCCCTCTGATTGACCACTATGGTGAGCGTCTGATCACCGTTGAGGCTGTGGGTACTGTTGAGGAAATCAACGCTCGCACTCTCGAAGCACTGAAGGTCTAACTTCTGAGCTTTCATTAAAAGGACTCTTAAAGCTAAAGTAAGACTCTTGTTCATTCCCCTCCCCAGCCTGCAGCATCGTGGCTGCGGGCTAGGGGGTTAATGAATGGTTAAGGGACTTGGCTGTAGCCAATAGGGGTCCTTTTATTTTTTTCTTATTTCTTTTCTCTACATTTTTCGAAAGTTGAACTTCACGATGGGTTTCCGTAAACGCCGCAAAGTCATTCCCGCTAAAACCCCAGGCGAACTTGACGCCATGCAAGCCGCTGGCGAGATTGTGGGCAAGGCACTCCAAGCGGTGAAAGCGCACGCCGCACCGGGGGTGTCCACGCTGGAGCTTGACCAGGTGGCTGAAGAGGTTATCCGTGCTTGCGGTGCGATCCCAACCTTTAAGGGTTATGAGGGTTTCCCCGGGTCGATTTGTGCGTCGGTGAATGAGGAAATTGTCCACGGCATCCCTAATAAAGATGCGGTGCTGCTTGAGGGCGATCTTGTGTCGGTGGATTGCGGCGCGACCTTAGATGGCTGGGTTGGTGACTCCGCTTGGACTTTCGGCATTGGTGAGATCAGCGCGGAAGCTCAAGCGTTGAACGAAGCAACCGAGTGGGTGCTCATGGAAGGTTTGAAGGCGATGGTTCCGGGCAACCGGCTGACCGACGTCTCGCACGCGCTTGAGCTTGCTACCCGCAAGGCGGAGCAGAAGTTCGGCGTGAAGCTGGGCATCGTTGATGGCTATGGTGGGCACGGTATTGGCCGCACCATGCACGAGGATCCGTGGCTGCCGAACGAAGGTAAGCCCGGCCGCGGCCCGGAAATTCAGGAAGGTTCCGTGCTGGCTATCGAACCAATGCTCACCCTTGGCAGCGTTGATTCGATCGTGCTTGAGGATGACTGGACAGTGGTCACCGACGACGATTCGCTCGCCTCCCACTGGGAGCACACCGTAGCTGCCACCAGCGGCGGCCCACGCATCTTAACCCCACGCTATTAATCGCGTATCGACGCCCGCTCACCGCCCCTTTTTATAGCGCTGTGTGCGGGTGTTCTGCTGCCGCAGTGTGCTGGGCGATGGTGGCGACGTCGATACGCAAGGGGGTGCGAAAACAGCAAAGATTTATAAAAAATGCATAGGTAGCAAATGGTGTTTTGATAAGTAATGTCGCTATAGTGGACTCTATGTCTTTTCAGCACCCAGCCCACACCGCCCCCCGCAACGGGGATCAGCGCCGCTTCCAGCGCCGTGTCGTAGGCCTGCTCGGCTCCATCATCGCAGTGTTCTCACTCGCGGCCGCACCACAAGCAGCAGCTCAACCGCTGGTGCCAGGATCCTCCGACCTTTTTGCTAACGCACGCGAAGCCGCATGGAACACCCGCGTCAATGTGCACCGTCAAGTCGACGCCACCATGAACCCCATTGCCGCCCAAGGCATTAAGAGCGCAGTCGACAACGTCATCAACGTGATCTTCCCCGGCCTGATCGAGCAGAAGAACGCCGCCATTCGCGCCGAACAACAGCGCATCGCTGAAGAAGCCGCCCGTGAAGCAGAGCGCCTTCGCCGCAGCAACTTCGACTACGGCTCCTGCCCGAAGCACGCCCGCGCCTGCATCGATCTGGCCAAGCAGCGCACTTGGCTGCAAAAAGACGGCGTGGTGCAAGGCGGTGCCGTGCCTATGTCGTCTGGCGCACCCGGCTGGGAAACCCCGAAGGGCACCCACCGCGTTCTGCGCAAGGTGCGCCACGAAGTGTCCTACATCTTCGACAATGCACCAATGCCATACTCCATCTACTTCACCACCACCGGTGTGGCATTCCACGAAGGTGACGTGAACCTGTGGTCGCACGGCTGCATCCACCTTAACCACCAAGATGCAGTGACCTTCTGGAATAACCTGCACATAGGTGACGTCGTCTACGTGTACTAACACGCAACACGCAAGCAACACCAAGACCGCTGTTTCTTCTCATACCCCCCACAACCTCAGTGGGATGTGAAGAAAGAAAGCAGCGGTCTTTTTATGCGCGAAGGAAGACATCAGCATTATCTCGTGTGCCAACCAGGCTCCCAGACGTACATGCTTTCAGGTATGTGCTGCAACATCATCTGAAACTAGGCCTGCGCCCCACTAGCCACTGCAGCCAACTCGACCTTTTGCCTTAAAAACAGCAGCTAGTAATACTCCTTCTGAGCTAAAGGTCGAGTAACCACCAGGCAGCTGTGCTACGACCTCGTCTTTTCGCCCAAATTGCCTGCACTCTAGGGTTTGCAATCGTGTTCTTTGCTTGTCATGTCGTGTTGGCGAAAGTGTTTATAGTGCGCAAACCCAACGCCAGACCCCAAACTCGACTTATAGCTTCTTGGGGGCAGAAAAACTAGGCCCTGAGGTGAAAAGGTCGAGTAGCGTCCAGGAAAAGAGTGCAGCGGATCTACTTTTCTTGAGGTGTGGGGCTAAGGCTTTGTGCGCTTCTAGTTTGCTTTGCTCGTAAATAGTGGGGAAGGGGTGCGTAAAGCGGGGTAGTTGCAGGTGCTGGGGAAAGGGGATGCTGTGAACTGCGACGAAAAGAGATATGGACGTGTGCGATTCGACGGGGGAAAGAAACTTCTGAGGGGATGCGAGAGCGCACACGAGAGTGCGCACATCGGCTAAGTGGTGAAAGCAGATACGTTGACACGGGGGTAAATCTGAATGGCAACCTTTATCAATTCTAAGCTATTTAACAGCTGTACTTAGGTATTGTTTGTGCAGGTTGAAGGCTAATTTGGTAGAAATAAATGAGAGTGTTGTATAGTAATAGTCACTACCTCTCTTAGAACCGAAAACTCCCCTACTTACAAAAGCAGAGAAATCTGTGAATGTGAGTTAGGGGAGTTTTTGGTTCTCCCCTAAGTTTCTAGCAGGCGAACCGCAAGGATGCTGTGGAAACTATGCGATAGGGTTTGTGGTTGTTTCTCAGGTTTGGTGAATTGGCAGGTGCGATAAACCTGAGAGAATTATCGAGAGCGTGCTAAGTATGGTTCTTGGTGCAGGCTATAGGGATAGTGTTCTCGATCGGCGGTAGGTGAGCGCGATCCGTAACAAGGTTTGGGGGTGGGGTGGGGCGTCGATACGCTCCTGTCACAAGTAGAGAGGGTATCTGAGGGTGAAGAGTGCGGGGGAGGGGGGAATGCTGTGGTGCGCCCTAGTCTAAAAAACCCGCGTGGGGCAAATCACGCAGCTTGGCGTTAGGAAAAAGCCCACCGTACGTGTACTATGAACAGATGGTGCGGAACCAGTGTGTCCGCATCATGATCGTAGTAACTAACAGAACCGGCACTTAAGCTGGGGAAATGCAGAGGATATGGCTAAAAAGGAAGGCGCAATTGAGGTCGAGGGTCGCATCGTCGAACCACTTCCAAACGCAATGTTCCGCGTCGAGCTAGACAACGGACACAAAGTTCTTGCGCACATCAGTGGCAAGATGCGCCAGCACTACATCCGTATCCTCCCAGAGGATCGTGTCGTGGTGGAGCTCTCTCCGTACGACCTGACCCGCGGACGCATCGTTTACCGCTACAAATAAACCACTTTAAGCCTTCATGCTTCACTGGCGCGCAACGGGGAAGACCTCACTGCCTCACGCAGGG contains these protein-coding regions:
- a CDS encoding formate/nitrite transporter family protein — encoded protein: MSIDTAIAKKVDLLTSSPARYVARSVYAGAYLTLGTAFAAQVGSRVEAIAPGLGAPVFALLFFVGLATIIFLGAELTTSNMMYVCFAAYRRHITASRAAALLAVCTVFNLVGALLVGLALSHAYVFAHMDPSHLAANIVAHKLDKSPTGWIIEGIIANFVVNMGVIACLLLKDATAKLFTLMFVIAIFVGLGTEHVIANFSLMSIVGFAADPLPEQFALVSVAQNWVWAWIGNFLGGGVLMGAGYAWLNSGPESYRD
- the secY gene encoding preprotein translocase subunit SecY, which codes for MSAILQAFKDADLRKKILISIALIILYRIGAQIPSPGVDYASISGRIRELTQDSSSVYSLINLFSGGALLQLSVFAIGVMPYITASIIVQLLTVVIPRFEELKKEGQSGQAKMDQYTRYLTLALALLQSAGIVALADRAQLLGQGQQVLVADRNVWTLVILVLTMSAGAILVMWIGELITERGVGNGMSLLIFAGIATRLPADGVNILNGSGGLVFALVVIAVIVLVIGVVFVEQGQRRIPVQYAKRMVGRRQYGGSSTYLPLKVNQGGVIPVIFASSLIYMPVLITQIVNSGSAEVPDNWWQRNVIQYLQTPSSWQYIVLYFALIIFFSYFYVSVQYDPNEQAENMKKYGGFIPGIRPGKPTAEYLAFVMNRLLFVGAFYLGFIAVLPNLMLEFGVNSQSGATPFGGTAILIMVSVALTTVKQIESQLLQSNYEGLLK
- a CDS encoding adenylate kinase, with amino-acid sequence MRIVLLGPPGAGKGTQAAILTEKLGVPHISTGDLFRANIGEGTPLGIEAKQYIDAGKLVPTDVTARMVESRLAEEDATNGFLLDGFPRTVEQANLLDAMLEKAGVTLDAVVEFRVDEDTVVERMLARGRADDNEETIRTRLGVYRDETAPLIDHYGERLITVEAVGTVEEINARTLEALKV
- the map gene encoding type I methionyl aminopeptidase; its protein translation is MGFRKRRKVIPAKTPGELDAMQAAGEIVGKALQAVKAHAAPGVSTLELDQVAEEVIRACGAIPTFKGYEGFPGSICASVNEEIVHGIPNKDAVLLEGDLVSVDCGATLDGWVGDSAWTFGIGEISAEAQALNEATEWVLMEGLKAMVPGNRLTDVSHALELATRKAEQKFGVKLGIVDGYGGHGIGRTMHEDPWLPNEGKPGRGPEIQEGSVLAIEPMLTLGSVDSIVLEDDWTVVTDDDSLASHWEHTVAATSGGPRILTPRY
- a CDS encoding L,D-transpeptidase, whose product is MSFQHPAHTAPRNGDQRRFQRRVVGLLGSIIAVFSLAAAPQAAAQPLVPGSSDLFANAREAAWNTRVNVHRQVDATMNPIAAQGIKSAVDNVINVIFPGLIEQKNAAIRAEQQRIAEEAAREAERLRRSNFDYGSCPKHARACIDLAKQRTWLQKDGVVQGGAVPMSSGAPGWETPKGTHRVLRKVRHEVSYIFDNAPMPYSIYFTTTGVAFHEGDVNLWSHGCIHLNHQDAVTFWNNLHIGDVVYVY
- the infA gene encoding translation initiation factor IF-1, with the protein product MAKKEGAIEVEGRIVEPLPNAMFRVELDNGHKVLAHISGKMRQHYIRILPEDRVVVELSPYDLTRGRIVYRYK